GGTCATGGCGCCGGCCATGTCCGAGAGCAGGCGCGCTGTCTCGATCTTGTTGGGCGCGTAGGCGAGGCGGATCGGACAGTTCGAAACGATGCTCTCGTCGCGGCCGTAGGCGGCATAGAGCTGCGAGAGGTCCTGCGCGATCAGGTAGGCCTTGATCCCGTAGCCGGCCAGGTAGGCGAGCTGGGTCTGGAAGAAGTCGAGCCTTCCGAGGCTCGGAAACTCGTCGAGCATGAGAAGAAGGCGATGCCGATAGCTCGGCGCTGGGACTCCATTGCGGAATTCCATTCGCTCGGTGAGGCGCCTTCCGATTTGGTTGATCAGCAGCCGCAGTAGCGGCCGGGTTCGGCTCAGGTCCGATGGCGGCACGGTCAGGTACAAGCTCACCGGTCGCTCCTGGTGCATCAGATCTCTGATGCAGAAGTCCGAGCAGGCCGTGTTCGCGGCGACCAGGTCGTCGTGGTAGAGGGTCAGGAACTTCGTGGCGGATGAAAGAACGCTGGAGCGCTCGTTGTCCGACTTGTTGAGAAGCGACCGCGCCGCTCGTGCGACTGCAGGATGAGTGGCGGTCCGCTTTCCGTCCTTCGGATCGACCCACCCACGTTCAAAGGACGGGTCATGCTTCGTCGAGAGCATCTCATTGAGCACTTCGTCCACCGCGCGGTGAGGATCGGTGAGCAGGTCCAGGCAACCGCGGAGGCTCTTGTCCGGCCCCGCGTAGAGCACATGGAGGATCGCACCACTGAGAACCTCCTGGGCCGTCAGGTCCCAATGGTCCTTCGCACCATCGCCGTCTGGATCCACGAGGATGTCGGCGATGTTCTGGACGTCGCGGATCTCATGCGGCCCCCGGCGGACCTCGAGGAGCGGGTTGTACCGGGCGGCGGATCCGTCCTCGCAGGTCGGATCGAAGCGAAGGCACTTGCTGCCGAGTTGGCGCTGGCGCCAACCAGCCGTGAGCGCCCAGTTCTCTCCCTTGATGTCATTCACGAGCACGGAGTGCGGCCAGGAGAGGAGGGTGGGGATGACCCATCCGACCCCCTTTCCCGACCGCGAGGGTGCGAAACCGAGGACGTGCTCTGGGCCGTCGTGGCGAAGCGGCTCCAGCTTGCCGCGGCGTCGGATGGCGCCCACGTAGACGCCCGCGTCGTTGACAAGCCCGGTCGACGCGATGTCGCCTGCTTTGGCCCAGCGTGCGGAGCCGTGGCTATCGGTATGGCCGCCGATCTTGCGGGCTCGGCGCACTGCGAGCGCAATGCCCACTACGAAGACGAAGTGTGCCGGGACGCCGATCAGCCAGTGCCCCGTCTGCCATACCGCCTCCGTTCCGGGGACGTGGCCAAAGCGAAGCTCCCAGCGGAAGAAATCCCAGGGCGCATAAAGGGGACCGAGCCAACTCGCTCCGGCCAGGACGGCTGTGAGTAGGCAGCCAAACGACCAGGGCCGCGTCCGTGGGAAGGCGAGGGCGGCGATCGCTGCTCCAACGGCGACGATTGCCAGGGCCCCGAACCACAGCTGTTCGGTTTGGCCGGGTGCGAAGAGCGGCGTGCCGAGGCCGGTCTGGAAACCAAGCTTCCAAGCTGCCCACTGGGTCACCGTCCAAAGGAGCAATACGAGAGAGCCCACGATCGCGAGAGTGGAGCCGACGAAGATGCCGGCGGCCGTGTT
This region of bacterium genomic DNA includes:
- a CDS encoding type IV secretory system conjugative DNA transfer family protein; translation: MQPKTLYRLPTSGERNTAAGIFVGSTLAIVGSLVLLLWTVTQWAAWKLGFQTGLGTPLFAPGQTEQLWFGALAIVAVGAAIAALAFPRTRPWSFGCLLTAVLAGASWLGPLYAPWDFFRWELRFGHVPGTEAVWQTGHWLIGVPAHFVFVVGIALAVRRARKIGGHTDSHGSARWAKAGDIASTGLVNDAGVYVGAIRRRGKLEPLRHDGPEHVLGFAPSRSGKGVGWVIPTLLSWPHSVLVNDIKGENWALTAGWRQRQLGSKCLRFDPTCEDGSAARYNPLLEVRRGPHEIRDVQNIADILVDPDGDGAKDHWDLTAQEVLSGAILHVLYAGPDKSLRGCLDLLTDPHRAVDEVLNEMLSTKHDPSFERGWVDPKDGKRTATHPAVARAARSLLNKSDNERSSVLSSATKFLTLYHDDLVAANTACSDFCIRDLMHQERPVSLYLTVPPSDLSRTRPLLRLLINQIGRRLTERMEFRNGVPAPSYRHRLLLMLDEFPSLGRLDFFQTQLAYLAGYGIKAYLIAQDLSQLYAAYGRDESIVSNCPIRLAYAPNKIETARLLSDMAGAMTVHKETRTYTGNRLNPVLMHVMASEQESQRPLLAPDEAMRLPDDTSLIFVAGSQPILGTKFRYFRDPALAARARIPAPVQSDRLPGPQPDLWVPSTGGAAGEAAKRPDLESETGKGAPPPSASAGGSEAGSGIVTQSEASNDLHVAILDRAAGDGTAADEPEGNG